CTCCCACTTCTCTATTTCCACGACTCATAGCTTTCAGGCTATATAGACATTTATCCTATGCCTACAAACAGTACTGCCAATCGTGCTCTCGTTTGCTCCGCCAAATCCCCTCTCTGGGATTCCAATACCTCAAATGATCCATAAAGGGACAACTTGAACATTTCTCAGTATATTTTTTACACCACTTACGTACGTCTATGTGTGGGTGTGCtagttgtatattattattatttttctattcaCGCTTCTCATGATCATCATAATAACCCAGTATTCTCAATATTATGTTACTTTATCTCTAGTAACTCATTATACATTTGTGTTACATAACAAATTCCTCCTCTAGACTAGTGTTCTATTCATACAGGGGTTTAGATATTTACACTAGTTCTATTTAACAGCATATTCTGAAATAGATCTCTTCTTTAATATCTCCATACATAACAACGTTATACATCAAACTCCACTGATGAGACATGTTATTCTCACATAATCTAGTCATGTTATTCTCATTACCAATGAGACGTGTTATCATCAACATTAATGAGAAATGTTTTCCTCGTTACTAAtgagacatgttatcctctgAAACATGTTACGTATGGGATTTCTGAGACGTTATCCTCCACCTGTAGATCCAACGGCGGTGTTGGACAGACGCCTAGATAACGTTACAGATCGAAAAACTCAGCTCATAGAACAGGTTGGGTAATCATTCACCTCTTTCACATGAGCTATTCCCCTGACAGCTCTCAATCACTCAGCAATTTATAGCTACATTTCAATCAGAAATCACACTTGAGCTAGTCCCCTGACAGCTCTCATTCACAGCCAAATTTCAATCAGCTTATTATCCATATTTCAATCAGCTTAATATGTCATATCTCACAATCACATAACTTTCACATCCACGTTCACTTAGTACTATTCCCAAACACACTCGGTAATCTCCTCAATACGCGTGCATCGTCAACGATTATCTCTGTTGTTACTTGCTATGCACAATATGTATCGTCAACGGGTCTCTTGCCGCTTCTACTATACATATGAATAACACCCCGtactcaatcaaatgtatttataaagccctttttacatcagccaatgtcacaaagtgctgtacagaaacccagcctaaaagcccaaacagcaagcaatgcagatgtagaagcacggaggctaggaaaaactccctagaaagaacCCTAGGAAGaaccctagagaggaaccaggctctgaggggtggccagtcctcttctggctgtgccgggtggagattataacagaacatggccaagatgttcaaacgttcacagatgaccagcagggtcagataatgataatcacagtggttgtagagggtgcaacaggtcagcacctcaggagtaaatgtcagttggcttttcatagccgatcattcagagttagagacagcaggtgcggtagagagagagtccaaaacagcaggtccgggacaatgTAGCacgtcagggttccatagccacaggcagagcagttgaaactggagcagcagggtACTATTTTTTTAGTGGCTACATACCACATAGCAATTTCTTCTAAATGCCTACAGACAGCTGTCAGCAGGGCTTTCCATGATACCGTTACACCCTCGCTCTAGTCTCCTCATAAAACTAGGGAATAGTCTTCTCTCTATAAGATTATGGGTACCTTTTTATGTGTTACTCGCcttgattttattttttataaatgttttcctTTTTATACAGATTAATTTACTGAAATCAGTTGCTGTCCATCACTTGTTTGTGGTTTATACAGGGTATGTCATATTGAGGTATCTAGCTGTAAGTTAAAACTTATCAATCAAATGGACAGGAAACCAGCTTGTTGCCCCCTCGCTGCTGTAAGGGTGAGTTGCAGTGGCCAACAGGCTGGCGTGGGGCAGGCAGAAGTTGAAGGCTTCGACTTCTTTCTTACAAATGTCACACTTCTGCCACATGACAGCGACAGCGGGGACAAACAACTCCTTGTATGTCACAGGGGCATCAAGGGGGTCCAATTTCTCTTTGTACATTAAGCTGGACAAGCTTAGCCAAAGTGCCCATTCTCTCACCACCCCCAGGCTCATGGTGCGACCACAACCTTGGATGGAATTACGGGAGGCCCGGATGTTTAGATCCGTAATCATACAGATCTCATCACAAGCCTTCTGATTCATGGTAACCAAATCCAGTAGCTTCCCCCTATCCTCCAGTAGCTCTGCCTGGTAGGCCAACAATAAAGAGGTCACGTTAAATGCTCTGATTGATAAGGCCAAGGATTTGTATGTCTTATGGAAAATGGAGGTAGAAAAGTGCTCTGTCCTTCCAGGGAGGGAGGTGCTAAGAGTGCTggtgtagcacatggggatgtgtgagacttactcctcagcctgaagtgtccccacttgtGCCAGCGAATAGCTAGCTTTTCGCCTTGTGCCTACTGGGAAGACACTTCAGGaggtgctagcaaggcagaggtcccaAGTTTGCGCCGGGTATCTGCCGAATCGGGAGTaagtggtactcgctaagcaagcacTGTGTCCATGCTTGGGAAACCCATAGCCAGGATATTGCTCTCTGAGGCAGGCTGGGACAACGGGAAGCAGTTGCTTAGTGGGGGCTATGCAAGATGGAAGTATTTTACCATCATATAGGTCTCTTCTGGGATCCTGGCCCCTCAAGGGTGCCAGCCACTCAATATCAAGTCTGGCTGTGGCCCACTTGCAAACCGTTGAGGAGCCCATACCCCAGGGGGAGATCAGCGGCTCCTACATATTGGTGGCAGGGGGACCTCTGGATCTGAGAGGGGGGAAGAATGGGGTAGAGGAAACCCATGATATGAATCCTGTCGCCGTCCTCATTATCCCGTTGCTCGTCTTCCCCTGACACTACATCGTCAGACAGTGAGGGATGTGCACAGTGGGAATGCTAAAGCTGTGAGTCTAGTGatgcgttagctagctagcagctacccTTGCTAGGGTGTGCTGTAGCGAGCACTGCGTTGGGCGAAGGGAACAGAGTGTGGGTAGTTCGACTTCGGGTTTTCTCCCACAACTGTAGAGCCGTGAGGCTTAACACAAAGTAAATGTAGTTTTGAAGCAGATAAGAGTGCTAGCAATAGTACTGAGGTGCAGGTAGTATTGCTGGTGTGGTTAGCTTGCTTGTAGCTATCTAGACAGATTAAATAAACCCTTGCGGCATGTGCTAATTTAGTCAGCCGATGTCTTGTGGCGAGGGCGAACCGAGCTTCAATAGCTAGCCCTGTTGTCTTGACCgttttgccctttgtgctgttgtctgtgcctaacAATCTTTGTGCACCTACCATATTGTGCCGCTGTCacgttgtgttgctgccatgctgtgttgttgtctaaGATCTCTCTTTtcatagtgttgtggtgtctctcttgtcatgatgtgtgttttgtctgtgttttgtttttaatccccgtccccgcaggattACTTTTTCCTCTTGGTAgtccgtaattgtaaataagattttgttcttaatttACTTAATTGTACTCAACACTAGCGACAGGAAAACTTCAGTCCTGCGTTCGGTAGCATTAACCTAACGGTTCGCCTAGGAACGGTTCAGTGGGTCAGAAATCTAGTATACTGAGGAGAGCTTTATTGGACGTAGTCAACTacgaagagaggagagaatgaccCGTTGGCAGGCCAATGGCTCCTTTATGAAGGAGATGGGCTCACTAGACCTGTGTCTCCAACAGACACTGTGTGATTGGTTGCTTTGAGCATGCGGTCACACCCTTGCATTTCCCATAGTGAGACATCAAAACGAGTATTTGAAATAGAACAGGCAAGTTTGCGGGCGCTTCCCCCATTTTCAGGTCCATCACGAACTCAGACATGAGAGAGCACACCAAACGCTCAGGTGAAACTCTCCAAAACCATCCAAGAAAGCGTCAATGAAACATTTTGTACACAACGTTATCACATTGAAGAAGGACCATTTGTTTTGTTTAGCATTCTGGCCGCTACATGCTAATAGTCCAAGTCAAGCAGACATTCTTTACGCTACACACTGtccaggaccagtcaaaagtttggacacacctactcattccagggtttttctttattttttatattttctacattgtagaataatagtgaagacatcaaaactatgaaataacacatatggaatcatgtagtaaccaaaaaaatattcagaccccttgactttttccaatgTTGCGTTACAGACTGAATATAACATTTATTACATTGAaaattgtgtcactggcctatacacaacCCATAATGTCAGAGTGGAATtctgtttttagatttttttcaaattaataaaaaatgaaaacctgaaatgtcttgagtccataagtattcaacccttttaattgcaagcctaaatacgtttaGAAGTAAAAATGTGTAATTTATCAAGTTGCATGGATGAACTATATATgcaatgatttttaaatgactacctcatctctgtaacgcacacatacaattatctgtaaggagcctcagtcgagcagtgaattttaaacacagattcaatcgcaaagaccagggaggttttctaatacctcataaagaagggcacctactggtaaaaaaaagcagacattgaatatccctttgagcatggtgaagttattacactttggatggtgtatcaatacacccagtcactacagagatacaaaTGTCCTTCCTcaaaataattttttaaaattattatttgtatttgcgtttttttatttttgtttcaggCACAGATTAAACAACAGAAATAGATAGGACAATAATCAGTAGTATATGGATTGTTATTCATGAAACATTATAGAATCTAATACATTATTACACATGTATTAATACACACATATAGACTTTATACACAATTTGAGTTAGGTACCAATACATTGGAATTTTAATACATGCCAATTTCTGTGCTATTATGCATGTTCTGCATATCAGTGTAAGTTATTCAGGTGCCCATAGGAAGGAAAGTGGTACACCTGGATAAAATATTTATGTACCACTCCATGAGGGTATAGAGGTCTGCCTGGGGGCCACACCAGCAGAGCAGCCTAAGAAGTATTTGCTGGTCTTCAAGCACTCAGTTGTGAGCTTAAGGCAAACAAAACAGAACTCTTTATTGCAATTCTTGCATTCTATATTTTTACAGCCAGTCTTATCGTGTTCTACCAATACACCACAGGTGGGACAGGCACGTGTGGATGGGCAGCCGGTGACCCCCTGGACAACAGAAAATGTGACAGTAGGGCAGGTCTTCAGCAGTTCCAGATCAGTCATGCAGTCATCGTTGTCACAGCTGTCAGAACACCATTGGGAACCTTTCCACTGCTGCAGGCACTGCCAGCAGAACTCGTACAGCTGGCCTTTTTCTGCTGAGCACACTGTGCAGTGGACTCTCAGGTTGGAGAGGTCAGCCCTTGCAACATATGAGTTACAGCCTGGACACTTGTTTGAGGTTGGGTGTGTAGGATAATAAGTACAAATGAATACTAAATAGGATTGATTCTGTCCTGCAACATTGTATACTCACAGTTCTTTGAAAAGTGATAGTTTGAATGACTGGATAGTTAAATGCATAAAACAATTTCAGAAAATACTGACCGATTTGTAAGAGTTCTGGGCTGAAATCAAGTCGGTCATTGTCTCCTCAAATTTCTTCATCTCCTCAGGAGTCAGAAGAACCAGCTTACGCACTTCTGTGTAAGACCACTCGGCACCACACGTTTCACCATCTTTGCGTGATGCAGGGCAAATGAATTTGCACTGTTTCTGGAATTACAAAATAAAGTTTGTGGTCAGTGGTGAGAAATACAAAATACTCTATTCATATAGCTTTGTTCTTGAGCTTGACGGCAAGTTATAAACTTCAGAAATTCAGATCAATTGATTATTCTGAAAAGgttatgtcacgacttccaccgaagtcgctCCCTCACCTTGTTAGgatggtgttcggcggtcgatgtcaccgaccttctagccatcattgatccatttttcattttccattggttttgtcttgtcttcctacacacctggttccaatcccattcattacatgttgtgtatttaaccctctgtttccttgtcagagattgtttgttgtatgtagGTGTGTTATTttgttctggtgtgcgacgggcTTTGCACCctattctgttatttttgtatacttagttttttttttactttggaggTTTTTGAATGTTTATTAAACAGCTCTGTTTTTACCAAGttcattctcctgcgcctgacttccttGCCACCAGCGCGCACCGCATTACAGGTTAATGGTTTTAAAGTAACACCCCTCCCCAAATGAAAATCCATTCACACTTTTCAACTGATCCTGTTGCCAAATTTTCCATGATCAGGTCTTACTTTTCTGCAAAAACACAGTCACCCATCACACATTGTAGGCTAAGCAAGCTAGAATCAAAGATTGAAAGGAGTTAATTAAGTATGTTTGCAAGAACCACTGCTGGGGAGGGCTTAGGAAACTCGGAATtaggaaactctgaaatgtcagacttgcTAACTGGATGAAAAAAGCatgtgtataactacaaccagttagcaatTTGTAGATTTCAGTTTCTTAGTTCCGACTATATCATCTGATCATCGCTTccccttttacgctactgctactctctgttcatcatatctgcatagtcactttaaccatatctacatgtacatactactgtCACGTTCATCGtattgaggagaccaaggcgcagcgtggtatgcgtacattctcttttattagaCGAATGAAGACAGAACAAAgtgtggcaaagaagggggtcgagtgataaatggcagatatgtgagagcagaactaataaacgggctctgcccgatcactaaaatggccaccccgatcagaactacagatcccaaaatggccgactgccaaaactacaagtcccagaagcaaggggaaccctcagaaggtggagccgacacacagataaagggtcaagaaaaaccaggaagaaaaagagagggctggaaggatctatgaaccgtagagaaagagacaatagatattaggctggatttaccgtgtatgagctggactgttttggacttacctgttggcaTTTGGACCTGGACCTACTGAGAACCCGATTTgtgtaccgaaccctgctatccttgatcTTGCCTACGACCTGGGTGGACAAGGacggagagacaaacacacaggtactgtcctgttcgaaagaactctcattctggggtaatttggtgacagtttcccacttaatttgtgacaaacgctcataaccttgaagaggtttgccacaaaacgaacaaaaacaacaaacgaaccgtgaagctatataaatgagtgctgacaggcaactacacatagacaagaacccacaaataccaaagggaaaatggcaacctaaatatgatctccaatcagagacaacgataaacagctgcctctgattgggaaccaattcaggccaccatagacctacatatccctagacttacaaacacacctagacatacaaaatccctagacaatacaaaacaagcatacccaccctcgtcacaccctgacgtgaccaaaataatacagaaaaacatagataactaaggtcagggcgtgacagtacccccccccaaaggtgcggactcccaaCCGCAAACCTGAAATTATAGGGGAGAGTccaggtgggcatctaccctcggtggcggctctggttctggacgccgccCCCCATCTTTACACTGCTCCCTCCGCCTTTGTAGAGCTGAACCGTGGCTCAtcgccggagaccccgggctggggaccgtcgctggagaccccgggctggggaccttcactggagaccccgggctggggaccgtcgctggagaccccgggctggggaccgtcgctggagaccccggtctggggaccttcgctggagaccccggtctggggaccgtcgctggagaccccggtctggtgaccgtcgctggagaccccggtctggggaccgtcgctggagaccccggtctggggaccttcgctggagaccccggtctggggaccgtcgctggagaccccggtctggtgaccgtcgctggagaccccggtctggtgaccgtcgctggagaccccgggctggggaccgtcgctggagaccccggtctggggaccgtcgctggagaccccggtctggggaccgtcgctggagaccccggtctggggaccgtcgctggagaccccggtctggtgaccgtcgctggagaccccggtctggtgaccgtcgctggagaccccggtctggtgaccgtcgctggagaccccgggctggggaccgtcgctagagaccccgggctggggaccttcGCTGGaaaccccgggctggggaccgtcgctggaagctccggactggggatcgacgctggagtctccggactgggtactgtcgccggaagctctggactgggtactgtcgccggatgctctggactgggtactgtcgccggaagctctggactgggtactgtcgccggaagctctggactatggaagcgcactggaagcctgatgcgtggtgccggaactggtggtaccgggctgaggacacgcacctcagggcgagtgcggggaagagtcacaggccgtactggactgtggaggcgcactggaggcctggtgcgtggtgccggaactggtggtaacgggctggggacacgcacctcagggcgagtgcggggaggaggaataggacgtactggactctggaggcgcactggaggcctggtgcgtggtcccggaactgatggtaccgggctgaggacacacacctcagggcgagtgcgtggaggaggaacaggacgtactggactctggaggcgcaccggaggcctggtgcgtggtcccggaactggtggtatcgggctggggacacgcacctcagggcgagtgcgggaaggaggcacaggatacactgggccgtggagacgcaTTGGAGATCCGGAACGTAGAGCTGGCTCAatacgtcctggctggatgcccattctagcccggcaaatgcgaggagctggaatagagcgcactgggctaagaatgcgaactggagacaccgtgcgcatctctgcataacacggtgcctgaccagttacacgctccccacggtaagcacgaggagttggctcaggtctccaacctgactcagccaacctgactcagccaatctcctcgtgtgacccccccaaaaaattattggggctgcctctcgggcttccgtgctagccgtgtccCCTCATATCTTCGCCGTTCCTCCTGCTCTGTTTCTACCTGCTTCCATGGCAGAGTCTTGTCCACAGCCAttacctcctcccaggtccaggatgtcctccactcatcTTTCTCCCGGGTCCATGATGTCCGCTCCTCATTCACaagctgcttggtccttttatggtgggttcttctgtcacgttcgtcgtattgaggagaccaaggcgcagcgtggtatgcgtacattctcttttattagacgaatgaacacagaacaaactaacaaaaacaacaaacgaaccgCGAAGCTATaaaaacgagtgctgacaggcaactacacatagacaagaacccacaaatacccaagggaaaatgtcaacctaaatatgatccccaatcagagacaacgacaaacagttgcctctgattgggaaccaattcaggccaccatagacctacatatgcctagacttacaaacacacctagacatacaaaaaccctagacaatacaaaacaagcatacccaccctcacACCCTGAcgtgaccaaaataatacagaaaaaaaccatagataactaaggtcagggcgtgacaactacctcaatcagcccgactaaccggtgcctgtatgcagcctcgctactgttatagcctcgctactgttattttgcACTTAttttgtctttttactgttgtttttatttctttacttacctattgttcacataatacctgttttgcactgttggttagagcctgtaagtaagcatttcactgtaaggtctacacatgttgtattcggcgcatatgacaaataaactttaatttgatttgatatgtaggctagatgaatcagctagttagctaggctATGCTGTCAAGACAAGCTAACTAGTTATAGGCTACTTGATTTAAATTTGTTCTGCTACTGACAAACAGTCAAACAGCAGCTGCCCTCTTCTCTGTCCCTGACCGTGAGACAACTTCAAAGTAACCTACTACAGGCAGTATTCATTTCAAACTCACCACTGGTGGGTAACTCGTGCATGCGACGAGTGCAGCAACGTACTGCCGCACTCATGaagaatacatttttaaataattatatttggttactacatgattccatatgtgttatttcatagttttgatgtcttcagtattattctacaatgtagaaaatagtaaaaagaaaaactctggaatgagtagatgtgtccaaacttttgactggtactgtaagtattcagatccccaaatcaaatcaaatgttattggtcacatgcacatggttagcagatgttaatgcgagtgtagtgaaatgcttgtgctttgatgtacctgtactgaccttgccttctggatggaaacggtgtgaacaggcagtggctcgggtggttgttgtccttgatgatttttttggccatcctgtgacatcgggtgctgttgcgccttcttcacaacactgtctgtgtgggtggaccatttcagtttgtctgtgatgtgttcTCCAAGGAACAGTGgaacaccttctccactgctggcccttcgatgtggataggggttgctccatctgctgtttcctgaagtccacgatcatctcctttgttttgttgacgttgagtgaggttattttcctgacaccacactctgaatgtcctcacctcctccctgtaaaaTCTATAAACAGCATGTGCAAaggaggtaggataagagaggtaaggcaataaataggccatggtggcgaagtaattacaatatagctgtcacgttctgaccatagttcttgtgtgttttacttgttttagtgttggtcaggacgtgagctgggtgggcattctatgttgtgtgtctagtttgtctgtttctatgtttggcctaatatggttctcaatcagaggcaggtgttttgtgttgtctctgattgggaatcatatttaggtggcttgttttgtgttggggtttgtgggtggttgtcttctgtctttgggttctgcaccagataggactgtctcggttttcacatttattgttttgtattttgtatagtgttcacgttatcgtctcttgtttattaaacatgttgaatactagccgcgctgcattttggtcctctccttcaccaacggaagaaaaccgttacagaaacacccaccacaaaaggaccaagcagcgtggtaacggacagcagcagcagcagcagcagcagcgatcggaggactcttggacatgggaagacgttttggacggcaagggttgctacacatgggaggagatcctggctggaagggatcgcctcccatgggaacaggtggaggcagctaggagagcagaggcagctGTTAAGAGGAGCCAGCGTTACGAGGGAACAAGgttggcaaggaagcccgagaggcagccccaacatTTTCTTGGGAGGGGGTACacagggagtgtggctaagccaggtaggagacctgagccaactccccgtgtataccgtggagagagagggcgtcgtactggtcaggcaccgtgttatgcggtggagcgcacggtgtccccagtacgcgtgcttagcccggtgcggtacattccagctcctcatatcggccgggctagagtgggcatcgagccaggtgccatgaagccggctcaacgcatctggtctccagtgcgtctcctcgggccggtgtacatggcaccagccttacgcatggtgtccccggttagccagcacagcccagtgcgggctattccacctcgccgcactggcctggctacggggagcattcaaccaggtaaggttgggcaggctcggtgctcaagagctcctgtgcgccttcacggtccgatctatccggtgccacctcctcgcaccagcccagtaccaccagtgccaacaccacgcaccaggcttcctgtgcatctccagagccctgtaagccctgttcctgctcccagcactcgcccagtggtgcgtgttcccagcccggtaccaccagttccggcaccacgcaccaggcctactgtgcacctcagcaggccagagtcttccGTCTGTctagcgccgcctgagctgcccgtctgtccagcgccgcctgagctgcccgtctgtccaacgccgcctgagctgcccgtctgcccagcgccgcctgagctgcccgtctgcccagcgccgtctgagctgcccgtctgtccagcgccatctgagccgcccgtctgtccagcgccatctgagccgcccgtctgtccagcgccttctgagccgcccgtctgtcctgagccgccagagccgtccgtcagtcaggagccgccagagccgtccgtcagtcaggagccgccagagccgcccgccagtcaggagccgccagagccgcccgccagtcaggagccgccagagccgcccgccagtcaggagccgccagagccgcccgccagtcaggagccgccagagccgcccgccagtcaggagccgccagagccgcccgccagtcaggagccgccagagccgcccgcccgtcaggagccaccagagccgcccgccagtcagg
The sequence above is drawn from the Salvelinus namaycush isolate Seneca chromosome 36, SaNama_1.0, whole genome shotgun sequence genome and encodes:
- the LOC120030282 gene encoding E3 ubiquitin-protein ligase arih1-like, which gives rise to MYEQEIEQENGNVIIRLQTELKQFTLQKATLVEESYQCIIKLEEIALKSLSLSTALHLGFLIDKMKETGNTEKVQKLEEMKKRAEEQKGAFDYFKAGVVGKIKDSRVRYTNRVLSRSRSKCQQKQCKFICPASRKDGETCGAEWSYTEVRKLVLLTPEEMKKFEETMTDLISAQNSYKSCPGCNSYVARADLSNLRVHCTVCSAEKGQLYEFCWQCLQQWKGSQWCSDSCDNDDCMTDLELLKTCPTVTFSVVQGVTGCPSTRACPTCGVLVEHDKTGCKNIECKNCNKEFCFVCLKLTTECLKTSKYFLGCSAGVAPRQTSIPSWSGT